A section of the Clostridium omnivorum genome encodes:
- a CDS encoding GNAT family N-acetyltransferase — protein sequence MFTFNPFPIIETKNLLLRRITHDDTYDIFQLRKDPRMSEYTDSRLDENQEETKAYINKMNKGIDEGKSIIWAIEHRQSKKVIGSICIWNINLEQKSAELGYGITPDYQNKGLMKEALLSVVDYGFNAMNLSALEAYTEEKNIKSIKLLERCKFIEVNRVDDEGYYSDRIYHMIVYRLEKING from the coding sequence ATGTTTACTTTCAATCCTTTTCCGATCATAGAGACAAAAAACTTATTATTAAGAAGAATTACACATGATGATACTTATGATATTTTTCAATTAAGAAAAGATCCCCGAATGAGTGAATACACTGATTCAAGGTTGGATGAAAACCAAGAAGAAACAAAAGCATATATTAATAAAATGAATAAAGGTATTGATGAAGGTAAATCGATTATTTGGGCAATTGAACATAGGCAGTCAAAAAAAGTGATTGGCTCTATTTGTATTTGGAACATTAACTTGGAACAAAAAAGCGCCGAACTTGGTTATGGAATTACTCCTGACTATCAAAATAAAGGCTTAATGAAAGAAGCATTATTAAGTGTAGTAGATTATGGCTTTAACGCAATGAATTTAAGTGCATTAGAAGCATATACAGAAGAAAAAAACATAAAGTCTATTAAACTTTTAGAAAGGTGCAAATTTATAGAAGTAAATAGGGTTGATGATGAAGGATACTACAGTGACCGAATTTATCATATGATAGTATATAGACTGGAAAAAATCAATGGCTAG
- a CDS encoding MerR family transcriptional regulator, which yields MKTKDEFIDEIKELEQVSLGIQILKTLALSGPLLWLLFNIINKKYDFIGINIILTIISIILLTLSWNRFLKQPSKKIKGTVTLLSSILVSLILTMAVFAGISKLQEMLFAPRDYLMYMFKPPYSYLVFFFEIEIIGFLCSILYKKVENSELKWAYKLVEYVKKNIAAAILLNIILLYMCITAVTVVTENKIIDYSFYNPLGKTYSYSDISNVQTGFKGKLLNTFKKNAGEFYYIVTFNNGKKINFYQANSKFEDTYLELEVFDNLIMKTGKVEKVSSSDNSEYCDLDARYVNRFLRIIDHR from the coding sequence ATGAAAACTAAAGATGAATTTATAGATGAAATTAAGGAGCTTGAACAAGTTTCATTAGGTATTCAAATTCTAAAAACGTTAGCATTAAGTGGACCACTTTTATGGCTTCTTTTTAATATTATTAATAAGAAATACGACTTTATTGGAATAAATATTATACTAACTATAATAAGTATAATTTTACTTACCTTATCTTGGAATAGATTTTTAAAACAGCCTAGTAAAAAGATTAAGGGTACAGTAACTCTGCTATCAAGTATTTTGGTTTCATTAATACTAACCATGGCTGTTTTTGCAGGGATATCAAAGCTGCAAGAAATGCTTTTTGCTCCAAGAGATTATTTAATGTATATGTTTAAACCACCATATAGTTACCTTGTTTTCTTTTTTGAGATAGAAATCATTGGATTTCTATGTTCAATATTATATAAAAAGGTTGAAAATTCTGAATTGAAGTGGGCATATAAGCTTGTTGAGTATGTTAAAAAAAATATAGCTGCAGCTATTCTCCTTAATATTATTTTATTATATATGTGTATTACTGCTGTTACCGTGGTAACAGAAAATAAAATTATTGACTATAGCTTTTATAATCCCCTAGGTAAAACATATTCATATAGTGATATTTCTAATGTTCAAACTGGATTCAAAGGAAAATTACTTAATACATTTAAAAAGAATGCAGGAGAATTCTACTATATTGTAACCTTTAATAATGGCAAAAAAATAAACTTTTATCAGGCAAACAGTAAATTTGAGGATACTTACTTAGAACTTGAAGTATTTGATAACTTAATTATGAAAACTGGTAAAGTAGAAAAAGTATCCTCTTCAGATAACTCTGAGTACTGTGATCTTGATGCAAGATATGTAAACAGGTTTTTAAGGATAATTGACCACCGTTAA
- a CDS encoding DsrE family protein: MPEYKVIFHIDELNKWKLLLGNVSNLINSMDNDKLYVEVLANSEAVKYYDASQDLNADINTMESLNKKSVKFVACNNALMAFDIKKDNIFDFIDIVPAGVVELVKKQSEGFVYIKP, encoded by the coding sequence ATGCCAGAATATAAGGTTATATTTCACATTGATGAGCTTAATAAGTGGAAGCTTCTATTAGGAAACGTTAGCAATCTAATAAATAGTATGGATAATGATAAGCTTTATGTTGAGGTTTTAGCTAATTCAGAGGCAGTTAAGTATTATGATGCAAGTCAAGATTTAAATGCAGACATTAATACTATGGAAAGCTTAAATAAAAAGAGTGTAAAATTTGTAGCTTGCAACAATGCTTTAATGGCATTTGATATAAAAAAGGATAATATTTTTGACTTTATAGATATTGTCCCTGCTGGGGTTGTTGAACTTGTTAAAAAGCAAAGCGAAGGATTTGTTTATATAAAGCCATAG
- a CDS encoding GNAT family N-acetyltransferase: MNKVIKTKRLEIKPFQDTDQAAMIELLTNEEIKESFMIPDFQTEEKAISMFKKLQAFSYSDEHYERGIYLNQQLIGFVNDVEIGDGVIELGYVIHPMQKNMGYASEMLKAVIDELFRKGFHQIVAGAFEDNAASIKVMQKCGMAKIAKEDDINYHGIMHHCYYYAISKGHN, translated from the coding sequence ATGAACAAAGTCATAAAGACAAAACGGTTAGAGATTAAACCCTTTCAAGATACTGATCAGGCTGCAATGATTGAGTTATTAACAAATGAAGAAATCAAGGAAAGTTTTATGATTCCTGATTTTCAAACTGAAGAAAAAGCTATAAGTATGTTCAAAAAGCTACAAGCCTTCTCCTATTCTGACGAGCACTATGAACGCGGTATCTATTTAAATCAGCAATTGATTGGATTTGTAAATGATGTAGAAATTGGTGACGGAGTAATTGAATTGGGATATGTTATCCACCCCATGCAAAAGAACATGGGGTATGCTTCAGAGATGCTAAAAGCAGTTATAGACGAGTTGTTTCGTAAAGGATTTCACCAAATAGTAGCAGGTGCTTTTGAGGATAACGCTGCTAGTATTAAAGTAATGCAAAAATGCGGTATGGCAAAAATCGCAAAAGAAGATGATATTAACTACCACGGGATAATGCACCATTGCTATTACTACGCAATTTCTAAAGGTCATAATTAG
- a CDS encoding AAA family ATPase: MKLVFLIGDAAVGKMTVGQELMKITDLRLFHNHLTIEPVIEVFGHFHGKAISRMREVIFEEFVASENYGLIFTYMWAFDQKSDWDYIEHVTNIFKKNGADVYYVELVASQEIRLQRNTTENRLKHKASKRDIEVSNQRLINDDKRYRCISNDGEIQFDNYIKIDNSNVLAEHVAKMIKERFDL, translated from the coding sequence TTGAAGTTAGTATTTTTAATTGGAGATGCAGCCGTAGGAAAAATGACAGTTGGACAAGAACTTATGAAAATTACAGATTTACGCTTATTTCATAACCATTTAACCATTGAACCAGTTATTGAAGTGTTTGGCCATTTTCATGGAAAAGCAATAAGTAGAATGAGAGAGGTTATTTTTGAAGAATTTGTAGCCTCAGAAAACTATGGATTAATATTTACATATATGTGGGCTTTTGACCAAAAGTCTGATTGGGATTATATTGAACATGTAACCAATATTTTCAAGAAAAACGGTGCTGATGTTTATTATGTGGAACTTGTTGCATCTCAAGAAATAAGATTGCAAAGAAATACCACTGAAAATCGGTTAAAGCATAAGGCTTCAAAAAGGGATATTGAAGTCTCTAATCAAAGGCTTATCAATGATGACAAAAGATATAGATGCATTAGTAATGATGGTGAAATACAGTTTGATAATTATATAAAAATTGATAATTCCAATGTTTTAGCAGAGCATGTTGCAAAAATGATAAAAGAACGCTTTGACTTATGA
- a CDS encoding pyridoxamine 5'-phosphate oxidase family protein, which yields MNTYEKSLNVLKELFAKDYQFALATSSDNIPSVRFVDTFYDDGAFYIVTYAKSQKVQEIEKNSEVSMCNKLYRFSGTAYNIGHPLYEKNHEIREKLIKVFDPWYFAHNDENDESMCYVKIELRQGFFYKDGTGYKVDFKNKKAEEFPFAFDIVMVD from the coding sequence ATGAATACCTACGAAAAAAGCTTAAATGTCTTAAAAGAATTATTTGCAAAAGATTATCAATTTGCTTTAGCAACATCAAGTGATAATATTCCCTCAGTTAGGTTTGTAGACACCTTTTATGATGACGGTGCTTTTTATATTGTTACTTATGCAAAATCACAAAAAGTACAAGAAATCGAAAAAAATTCAGAAGTATCAATGTGCAATAAGCTTTATCGTTTTAGTGGAACTGCCTATAATATTGGACATCCATTATATGAAAAAAATCATGAAATAAGAGAAAAGTTGATAAAAGTATTTGATCCCTGGTATTTTGCCCACAATGACGAAAATGATGAAAGTATGTGTTATGTAAAAATAGAATTAAGGCAAGGCTTTTTTTACAAAGATGGAACTGGCTATAAAGTTGATTTTAAAAATAAAAAAGCTGAGGAATTTCCTTTTGCTTTTGATATTGTAATGGTGGATTAA
- a CDS encoding DUF3955 domain-containing protein: MRLSCEVIRDLLPLYYDKVCSKDSSSLVEEHLASCPQCLDELQKLKVDLEKPIISDGGIKVMKNISDTWKKDKRISFTKGIMLVSALAAMTCIIAFNVIGSKVLPDGTLVEPFALIPIAYIFVLVFIISLICNFVFLKKRKINTK, from the coding sequence ATGAGATTATCATGTGAAGTAATTAGAGATTTGCTACCATTGTATTATGATAAAGTTTGTAGTAAAGACAGTTCTTCGTTGGTAGAAGAACATTTAGCAAGCTGCCCTCAATGTTTAGATGAATTGCAAAAACTTAAAGTGGATTTAGAAAAACCAATTATTTCAGATGGGGGGATAAAAGTAATGAAAAATATTTCAGACACATGGAAAAAGGATAAGAGGATTTCGTTCACAAAAGGTATTATGTTGGTTTCGGCCTTAGCAGCTATGACTTGTATAATTGCCTTTAATGTTATAGGTTCAAAAGTTTTGCCAGATGGCACATTGGTTGAGCCATTCGCATTAATACCAATCGCATATATATTTGTTTTAGTGTTTATCATTTCACTAATATGCAACTTTGTATTTTTAAAGAAGCGTAAAATTAACACTAAGTAA
- a CDS encoding RNA polymerase sigma factor — protein MTEFEAVYSEYFKDVYRYMLCLSKNESIAEDITQETFFKALKNIDSFKGNCKMSAWLCQIAKNSYFSYLKKEQNNVERVEDITDVFHIDLEQILVDDESAFEIHKLLHNLEEPYKEVFTLRFFGDLSFLKIAELFGKTESWARVTYHRARIKLKEKLI, from the coding sequence GTGACGGAATTTGAAGCTGTATACTCCGAGTATTTTAAGGATGTATATAGATATATGTTATGTCTTTCTAAAAATGAAAGTATTGCAGAGGATATAACACAAGAAACATTTTTTAAAGCATTAAAAAATATTGATAGCTTTAAAGGGAATTGTAAGATGAGTGCTTGGCTATGCCAAATAGCTAAAAACTCATATTTTTCATATTTAAAGAAAGAACAAAATAATGTTGAAAGAGTTGAAGATATAACCGATGTTTTTCACATTGATTTAGAACAAATATTAGTTGACGATGAAAGTGCATTTGAAATTCATAAATTACTCCATAATTTAGAAGAACCATATAAAGAAGTATTTACATTGCGTTTTTTTGGAGATTTATCGTTTTTAAAAATAGCTGAATTGTTTGGTAAAACAGAAAGCTGGGCAAGAGTCACTTATCATCGTGCAAGAATAAAATTAAAGGAGAAGTTAATATGA
- a CDS encoding YdcF family protein has product MKIIDDISNFIFIEDMPQKADIIFIPGGSYPEIAEEAARLWHEGYSNIILPSGKYSVKRGYFPGALSKAAEYNEKYNTEWEFLKAVLVKNGVDEKAVLREDEAQYTYENALLSRKITDNHNLEIKKAIISCKSFHARRCLMYYQIAYPQTEFIICPSGVNGITKANWFNSEEGIDKVMGEVSRCGSQFKDIFMSAFRDGTIKTF; this is encoded by the coding sequence ATGAAGATTATAGATGATATATCAAACTTTATTTTTATTGAAGATATGCCACAAAAGGCAGATATAATTTTTATTCCTGGAGGTTCTTATCCTGAAATTGCAGAAGAAGCTGCAAGACTATGGCATGAAGGATATTCTAATATAATTCTTCCTTCAGGAAAATACAGCGTAAAACGTGGATACTTTCCTGGGGCTCTTTCAAAAGCAGCTGAATATAATGAGAAATACAATACCGAATGGGAATTTTTAAAAGCTGTTCTTGTTAAAAACGGGGTTGATGAAAAGGCTGTGCTAAGAGAGGATGAGGCTCAATATACATATGAAAATGCCCTATTATCCAGAAAGATCACAGATAATCATAACTTGGAAATTAAAAAGGCTATTATAAGCTGCAAATCCTTTCATGCAAGGCGCTGTTTAATGTATTATCAGATTGCATATCCTCAAACTGAATTTATTATATGCCCTTCAGGGGTTAACGGGATTACTAAAGCTAACTGGTTTAATTCTGAAGAAGGTATCGATAAGGTAATGGGTGAAGTTTCAAGGTGTGGAAGCCAATTCAAGGATATTTTTATGTCAGCTTTTAGGGATGGAACCATAAAAACCTTTTGA
- a CDS encoding MarR family winged helix-turn-helix transcriptional regulator, translating to MMNLDNIKEVKISYLLLALTEKVLEIDKKARYYGTDTPLFHSEIHMIKAIKENKGIHITRLAENLGVTKGAVSQIAIKLQKKGLIVKERDINNASKFLLKLSPMGEIAYANHQKFHQDLDQILAELLNGESEEKINFLKEFLATLESELNIFEDKGF from the coding sequence ATGATGAATTTAGATAATATAAAAGAAGTTAAAATCAGTTATCTGCTTTTGGCATTAACTGAGAAAGTTTTAGAAATTGATAAGAAAGCCCGTTATTATGGAACTGATACCCCATTATTTCATTCTGAAATTCATATGATTAAGGCAATAAAAGAAAATAAAGGGATTCATATAACTAGACTGGCTGAGAATTTGGGAGTTACGAAAGGAGCAGTGTCACAGATTGCAATTAAGCTACAAAAAAAGGGCTTAATAGTTAAAGAGCGAGATATAAATAACGCCTCTAAGTTTTTATTAAAATTATCTCCCATGGGTGAAATAGCATATGCTAACCATCAAAAATTTCATCAAGATCTCGATCAGATACTGGCTGAGCTATTAAATGGTGAATCAGAAGAAAAAATCAATTTTCTAAAGGAATTTTTAGCAACCTTAGAAAGCGAATTAAATATTTTTGAGGATAAAGGATTTTAA
- a CDS encoding MFS transporter — protein MINNETNISIDSKANDPSRLSLRLRIILAIVLIANTLDLMDSTITNIAAPSIVNDIGGGQSLIKWLGASYALAIGVLLVIGGRLGDRYGKRKMYLTGIAGFTIASAICGLAVNPTMIIAGRLIQGSFGALLIPQGVSILMATFSREQLPKAFSAFGPIMGLASICGPIVAGLIIDANIGGLHWRPMFLINISFGIIGFIAALKVLPHDKANSDEKLDIIGSLLLGLMMLGLIYGLIEGSTNGWRALPITCIIGGIVMSVAFGFRQKYAANPLIKPTLLSNKGFTSGLLMELGFFAVLNGFVYVISLFFQLILHFTPSKAAIGMTPIAIGIIISSLICRPLLTTLGRKLVALGLLTTLAGTLSLFAIISIKGATVSILIGVPAIFVLGLGMGACISSIYDIAIGDVSQEETGSASGSLSAIQQLAAAIGSAIITTIFFNVSEKSGGASAMTTCILVVAGIIVLCLGLVGLLPKTKAKEK, from the coding sequence ATGATTAATAATGAAACTAATATAAGTATAGACAGCAAAGCAAATGATCCATCACGCCTATCATTACGCTTGCGAATTATTTTAGCAATTGTTCTTATTGCAAATACTCTTGACTTAATGGACTCAACAATAACCAATATTGCAGCTCCATCAATTGTTAATGATATCGGAGGTGGACAATCACTGATAAAGTGGCTAGGTGCTAGTTATGCATTGGCAATTGGTGTTTTGCTTGTTATTGGAGGCAGATTAGGGGATAGGTATGGTAAAAGGAAGATGTATTTAACAGGCATAGCCGGCTTTACAATTGCTTCTGCAATATGTGGCCTAGCAGTTAACCCAACAATGATTATAGCGGGAAGGCTCATTCAGGGCAGCTTCGGGGCATTACTTATTCCTCAGGGAGTAAGTATTCTAATGGCTACCTTTTCTCGCGAACAATTGCCAAAAGCTTTTAGTGCTTTCGGACCTATTATGGGACTCGCATCGATTTGCGGACCTATTGTTGCTGGATTAATTATCGACGCTAATATCGGTGGCCTTCACTGGAGGCCCATGTTCCTTATTAATATCTCCTTTGGCATAATTGGCTTTATTGCAGCATTGAAAGTGCTGCCCCATGACAAAGCCAACTCTGATGAGAAGCTTGACATTATAGGCTCCCTATTATTAGGCCTTATGATGCTTGGACTTATTTACGGATTAATTGAAGGCTCCACTAATGGTTGGAGGGCTCTACCAATTACATGTATTATTGGAGGGATTGTAATGTCTGTGGCTTTCGGGTTTCGTCAAAAATATGCCGCTAATCCTTTAATAAAACCAACCCTTTTATCCAACAAGGGATTTACATCAGGGTTATTGATGGAACTTGGGTTTTTCGCTGTTTTAAATGGATTTGTATATGTAATATCTCTATTTTTTCAACTAATACTTCACTTCACTCCATCCAAAGCAGCAATTGGTATGACGCCAATAGCAATTGGAATTATTATTTCTTCTTTAATTTGCAGGCCGCTGCTCACTACTCTTGGACGTAAACTTGTGGCCTTAGGACTGTTAACTACTTTAGCCGGCACTCTTAGCCTATTTGCAATAATTTCTATTAAAGGTGCCACAGTAAGTATCTTGATAGGTGTCCCTGCTATTTTCGTTCTAGGCCTCGGTATGGGAGCATGCATTAGTAGTATTTATGATATTGCTATTGGTGATGTCTCACAGGAGGAAACAGGCAGTGCAAGTGGTTCCCTGAGCGCAATACAGCAGCTTGCAGCTGCTATAGGTTCAGCCATAATAACAACCATATTTTTTAATGTTTCTGAAAAATCAGGAGGGGCTAGTGCAATGACTACATGCATCTTGGTAGTTGCCGGCATTATTGTACTTTGTTTGGGACTTGTAGGTTTGCTGCCTAAAACAAAAGCTAAAGAGAAGTAA
- a CDS encoding alpha/beta fold hydrolase, translated as MFIKKKKLSLIILSTVLLIGILVICSVFGVFKPKESILDTRTINGKIDIGGYGLNVNCVGKGKPTVLFESGLGKYNLNWDLVQPEIAKITRTFSYDRAGLGYSDPDENNLHKTSLDQVHELHTLLEKANVKGPYIIVAHSIGGYNARLFAGTYPDEVSGILFLDCTPSDKYDVFNKEESGYLADLAKLEPHLDVVESGNQVKEITKKDTLRNVPITVISAVNSSLEYLDLSDKSKLVSSDGSGHYIQIEKEWIVIDAIKDLIKTVRK; from the coding sequence ATGTTTATAAAAAAGAAAAAATTAAGTTTAATAATTCTTTCAACTGTACTATTAATTGGCATATTAGTTATATGCTCAGTATTTGGTGTATTTAAGCCCAAGGAATCTATATTAGATACAAGAACTATAAATGGTAAGATTGATATTGGTGGATATGGTTTAAATGTTAATTGTGTTGGAAAAGGAAAGCCAACTGTACTATTTGAATCAGGTCTAGGTAAGTACAATTTAAACTGGGATTTAGTACAGCCAGAAATTGCAAAAATTACAAGAACATTTTCTTACGATAGAGCTGGACTTGGATATAGTGACCCTGATGAAAATAACCTACACAAAACCAGCTTAGATCAAGTTCATGAGCTACATACCCTTTTAGAGAAGGCAAATGTTAAGGGTCCTTATATTATAGTTGCGCATTCAATCGGAGGCTATAATGCAAGATTATTTGCTGGTACATATCCTGATGAAGTTAGTGGTATTTTATTTCTTGACTGCACACCTTCAGATAAGTATGATGTTTTTAACAAAGAAGAATCAGGGTATTTAGCCGACCTAGCTAAACTTGAGCCCCATCTAGATGTTGTAGAAAGTGGCAATCAAGTAAAAGAAATAACAAAAAAAGACACACTTAGAAATGTTCCAATAACAGTAATTTCAGCCGTAAATTCTTCATTAGAATATCTGGATTTATCAGATAAAAGCAAACTAGTTTCAAGTGATGGCAGTGGTCATTACATACAGATAGAAAAAGAATGGATAGTAATCGATGCTATAAAAGATCTAATTAAAACTGTACGTAAATAA
- a CDS encoding class I SAM-dependent methyltransferase: MEVLNKGAIYDKIVQEKSGDELGLFDKYEDTFLKIRGKIIEHDIKNIIDFGCGTGNLCGPLSEKINVIGIDKNSEMLQEGKRKYPKMNFIENSILDISNIKEKADIVVSSYVLHGLTEEDQQKALLNMFLLSKNKRAILIDFMFENMKSKQQCTANLLKSNREDLWSFIESKHFFIVEDLKEYIAKLNLKITFEHVVNFTWIAEIYK, translated from the coding sequence ATGGAAGTTTTAAACAAGGGTGCAATATATGATAAGATAGTCCAAGAAAAATCAGGAGATGAACTTGGATTATTTGATAAATATGAAGACACCTTCTTAAAGATAAGAGGAAAAATAATAGAACATGATATAAAAAACATAATTGATTTTGGGTGTGGCACAGGTAATTTATGCGGTCCTCTAAGTGAAAAAATCAATGTTATAGGAATTGATAAGAATTCTGAAATGCTTCAAGAAGGTAAAAGGAAATACCCTAAAATGAATTTTATTGAAAATAGCATTTTAGATATATCAAATATAAAAGAAAAAGCTGACATTGTAGTATCCTCCTATGTGTTACATGGGCTAACTGAAGAAGATCAGCAAAAGGCACTCCTTAATATGTTTTTACTTAGCAAAAATAAAAGGGCTATATTAATAGACTTTATGTTTGAAAATATGAAATCAAAACAACAATGTACAGCAAATCTATTAAAAAGTAACAGAGAAGATTTATGGAGCTTCATAGAAAGCAAACATTTTTTTATTGTAGAAGATTTAAAAGAATATATAGCTAAGCTTAATTTAAAAATTACATTTGAACATGTTGTAAATTTCACATGGATTGCAGAAATCTATAAATAG
- a CDS encoding NUDIX hydrolase, which yields MNYPVHIVAVGGLIENEEGQILMIKSPDRGWEIPGGQVEAGETLTDALKREVKEETGIDIEVGDLRAVHSNITKRVQPDGVSPIGSIVSFGFTGRAVSGELTTSDESLEVTWVNREKILDLIDEDFMRDKVRYMLNNDGKVAYVVFSRNPYILHEVQYL from the coding sequence ATGAATTATCCAGTACATATTGTTGCTGTTGGTGGATTAATAGAAAATGAAGAAGGCCAAATTCTTATGATAAAAAGTCCTGATAGAGGATGGGAAATTCCAGGAGGACAAGTAGAAGCTGGTGAAACTCTTACCGATGCATTAAAGAGAGAAGTAAAAGAAGAGACTGGCATAGATATTGAAGTTGGTGATTTAAGGGCAGTTCATTCTAATATAACAAAGAGAGTTCAGCCTGATGGAGTTAGCCCTATTGGATCAATCGTAAGCTTTGGTTTTACCGGTAGAGCTGTTTCAGGTGAATTAACCACAAGTGATGAAAGTCTTGAAGTGACTTGGGTAAATCGAGAAAAAATATTAGACCTAATCGATGAAGATTTTATGAGAGATAAGGTTAGATATATGCTAAATAACGATGGTAAAGTTGCTTATGTTGTTTTTTCACGTAATCCATATATTCTTCATGAAGTACAATATCTTTAA
- a CDS encoding nucleotidyltransferase domain-containing protein: MINFEIDYPSSKYRNYIEAVYNFCKSNGLSMILKGSLAKGTATKFSDIDLIILGNINSSKVDELISLYGNPVMTNFTENPKGILILVYQDNISVDLDLRETISQQDLQDSIVILKYDINFIIDNKEIIRKQVKSEYISNRPEWYKTLRLLHRGIIKYLSNKTDSAYELLEEI; the protein is encoded by the coding sequence ATGATTAACTTTGAAATAGATTATCCTTCATCGAAATATAGAAATTATATTGAAGCTGTTTATAATTTTTGTAAAAGCAATGGGCTTTCAATGATTTTAAAGGGATCTTTGGCAAAAGGTACAGCAACAAAATTTTCTGATATTGACCTAATAATTTTAGGCAATATTAATAGTTCTAAAGTTGATGAACTTATTTCACTCTATGGCAATCCTGTAATGACTAATTTTACTGAGAATCCTAAAGGTATATTAATCTTAGTTTATCAGGACAATATTTCTGTAGATTTGGACTTAAGAGAAACAATCTCACAACAAGATTTGCAAGACAGTATAGTTATTTTAAAATATGATATAAACTTTATCATAGATAATAAAGAAATTATAAGAAAGCAGGTAAAATCTGAGTATATATCTAATAGACCTGAATGGTATAAGACATTAAGGTTATTGCATAGAGGAATCATTAAGTATCTATCCAATAAAACCGATAGCGCATATGAATTATTAGAGGAAATTTAA
- a CDS encoding YitT family protein, whose product MTFNTIFNKQNIKNTILAIVGCLLSAIGVNMFLVNAKLFSGGVSGIAILVQYAFKIPAGYTVLLVNIPLLALSYKELNKRFTVYSIIGTFSLSLFLVLTKNLSSILTVHDTLLFCVYGGVITGIGAGLAYSNHGSEGGMNIVVMLVKKKYDSFDVGQLGFIVNCIIVFIGMLLNGITIALYTLMSMYIAGFVTDKLIHGLSKKKVLLIISDKEDEICEYIAKHMHREATILDGKSLTGSERKILYCIVHISRLPEFKYSVKKIDKDALISIIDAAEVDGNGFDSSIL is encoded by the coding sequence ATGACATTTAATACAATATTTAATAAGCAAAATATTAAGAATACAATTTTAGCCATAGTAGGATGTTTATTATCGGCTATAGGTGTAAACATGTTTTTAGTTAATGCAAAACTATTTAGTGGAGGTGTTTCCGGTATAGCAATTTTAGTACAGTATGCTTTTAAGATTCCTGCTGGATATACGGTGCTGCTAGTTAATATTCCTTTACTAGCATTAAGTTATAAAGAGTTAAATAAAAGGTTTACTGTGTATAGTATAATTGGGACCTTTTCCTTATCATTGTTTTTAGTACTGACTAAAAATTTAAGTAGTATTCTTACTGTACATGATACACTTTTATTTTGTGTATATGGAGGGGTAATAACTGGTATTGGAGCAGGATTAGCATATTCAAACCACGGTTCAGAAGGTGGTATGAATATAGTAGTAATGCTGGTTAAAAAGAAATATGACAGTTTTGATGTAGGTCAATTAGGTTTTATCGTAAACTGTATAATAGTATTTATAGGGATGCTGCTAAATGGAATAACTATTGCATTATACACGTTAATGAGCATGTATATAGCAGGTTTTGTAACAGATAAGTTAATTCATGGTTTATCAAAGAAGAAGGTATTACTTATAATTTCAGACAAAGAGGATGAAATTTGTGAGTATATAGCAAAACACATGCACCGTGAGGCCACCATTCTAGATGGAAAGTCGCTTACTGGTAGTGAAAGAAAAATTTTATATTGCATAGTACATATATCGAGATTACCTGAGTTTAAATATTCAGTGAAGAAAATAGATAAGGATGCTTTGATTTCCATAATAGATGCTGCAGAGGTAGATGGAAACGGATTTGATTCAAGTATTTTATAA
- a CDS encoding DUF2281 domain-containing protein: MSLAEKLIRDFEELPETQKREVIDFVEFLKIKNQKSLEKMMDEVIVENKEALDELAK, encoded by the coding sequence GTGAGTCTAGCTGAAAAACTTATAAGAGATTTTGAAGAACTGCCAGAAACTCAAAAAAGAGAAGTTATAGATTTTGTTGAGTTCTTGAAAATAAAAAATCAAAAGAGTTTAGAAAAAATGATGGACGAAGTTATAGTTGAAAATAAAGAAGCACTAGATGAACTTGCAAAGTAA